Within the Mucilaginibacter sp. CSA2-8R genome, the region GCCGATTTTGTGGAAAATTGGATGGGCGTACCAGTAGTAAAAGGACGCAAAACCGCTAATGAGCGCTTTGCCGGTGCACTGGATACTTATTGTATTGAAGCTTTGATGCAAGACGGAAAAGCTTTACAAGCCGGTACCTCGCACTTTTTAGGTCAGAACTTTGCGAAAGCTTTTGACGTGAAATTCACCAGTAAAGAAGGTAAACTGGATTATGTTTGGGCTACCTCATGGGGAGTTTCTACCCGTTTAATGGGTGCTCTAATCATGACCCACTCAGACGATGCCGGTTTAGTATTGCCTCCAAAACTGGCTCCTATACAGGTAGTGGCTGTTCCTATTTACAAGCACGACGAAGAACTGGAAAATATCCGTACATACATTAAAAGCTTAAGCGCCGAGCTGAGGGCTAAAGGGATATCTATCAAGTTTGATGACCGTGACACCCAACGTCCGGGCTTTAAATTTGCCGAATACGAATTAAAAGGGGTTCCTTTGCGTATAGCCATTGGTAGCCGCGATATGCAAAACGGTACTGTGGAACTGGCCCGACGTGATACTAAAACTAAAGAGACGGTAGCACAGGATGGATTAGCTGAGCGTATTGAAAAGCTGTTGGAAGAAATTCAGGAAAATATCTATCAAAAAGCCTTCAACTTCCGCGCAGAAAACACTGTTGAGGTAAACGATTACGAGGAGTTTAAACGCATACTGGACGAAAAGCCAGGTTTTATTTCAGCCCATTGGGACGGCACTCCCGAAACCGAGCAACGCATTAAAGAAGAAACCAAAGCCACCATCCGTTGTATACCTTTAAACAACAAGCAGGAAGAAGGCAAATGTATTCTGACTGGCAACCCTTCAACACAAAGGGTATTGTTTGCGAGGGCTTATTAGCCCCCCAACCCCCTAAACGGGGAGCAGGAGGTTGATAGGCAACAGTGGTAATCATCCTTCCCTAAAAGGATAAACGTTAAAATGCTCCCCCTTTAGGGGGCTGGGGGGCGGCAGCTATATGAAATTTGCAACTAAAGCAATACATGCAGGGCAACACCCTGACCCGAGTACAGGCGCGGTGATGACGCCGATTTATCAAACGTCTACTTATGCCCAGCGGACTCCGGGCGACCACCAGGGGTATGAGTATTCGCGTGGCACCAACCCAACCCGTAAGGCGCTGGAAGATTGTTTAGCTGCGTTGGAGAATGCCAAATTTGGTCTGGCTTTTTCGAGCGGCATGGGCGCTACCGATGCGGTAATGAAATTATTGCAGCCCGGCGATGAGGTAATTACCAACAATGATTTGTACGGCGGCTCATATCGAATTTTTACCAAGATTTTTGCAAACTACGGTATCAAGTTTCATTTCATCAATCTGCACCAACCGGAGATTATTCATGAGTACGTGAACGATAAAACCAAACTGGTTTGGATAGAAACGCCTACCAATCCTACCATGCAGGTGGTTGATATTGAGGCCGTAGCGGCTATCTCCAAGGCTAAAAACCTGATGCTGGTGGTAGACAATACTTTTGCGTCGCCCTACCTGCAAAACCCAATGGATTTGGGTGCTGATTTGGTGATGCATTCCGTAACTAAATACATCGGCGGCCACTCAGATTTAGTGATGGGCGCGTTGATGATGAACGACGAGGATTTGTACAAGCGCTTGTGGTTTATCTATAATTCGTGCGGTGCCACGCCCGGACCGATGGATAGTTTTCTGGCATTGCGCGGCATTAAAACCCTGCATCTGCGCATGAAAGCCCATTGCGAAAACGGCCGCGCCATAGCCGCGTTTTTAAAAGACCATCCAAAGGTAGAACGTATTTATTGGCCTGGTTTTACCGACCATCCAAACTACCATGTTGCAGCCAAACAGATGCGCGATTTTGGCGGCATGATCTCCATCGTACTCAAAGGCGCCGACCTAAAAGAAACTTTCCGCATAGCATCCAATTTCAAGGTGTTCACACTGGCCGAATCGTTGGGAGGGGTCGAGTCACTTATCAATCACCCCGCCACCATGACCCACGCCTCCATCCCGCGCGAAACCCGCGAAGCCGCCGGCGTGGTAGACAACCTGCTGCGTATTAGCGTTGGGGTAGAAGATATCGAGGATTTACTTGAAGATTTAAAGAACGCATTGGCGTAAAGAAGAGAATCAAGAGCCAGGAACCAAGTATTAAGAAATTGCAGTTGATAAAATTTGTTCAATTTTCAATCTTGGTTTCTGGCTCTTGTTTCTTGGCTCTATACTCTAAAAAATGGTAACTGATATCAAAGCTTTTCTGGATGCGAAAGTAGCGCAGTATAACCGGCCGGAGTTTATTGAAAACGATCCGATTGTAATACCGCATCTATTCAGCAAGCAGCAGGATATTGAAATCATGGGCTTTTGGGCAGCCACATTAGCCTGGGGGCAGCGCGTTACCATCATCCGTAAATGCCGCGAACTTATTGACCTGATGGATGGTGCTCCATACGATTTCATCATCAATCATCAGGAGCCCGACCTCAAAAAGTTACTCAACTTTAAGCACCGTACCTTTAACGACATTGATACGTTATACTTCATCGCATTCTTCAGGCATCATTATAAAAGGTATGATAGTTTAGAAGATGCGTTTATAACAGCCCAGCTACACCCCCCCAGCCCCCTAAAGGGGGAGCAAGTATATCAGGCGGAGTATTTTGCTGCTCATCAAACTTCTGCTCCCCCTTTAGGGGGCTGGGGGGCTTCGCCCTCATTGGGCTGGGGGGCTGTAGCTGGTGCAGAATCTTCTTTAAATCACTTCCGTTCCTACTTTTTCTCCCTACCCGATTATCCGCATCGTACAAAAAAGCATGTGTCGTCGCCGTCGCAAAAATCTACTTGTAAGCGGTTGAATATGTTTTTGCGTTGGATGGTTCGAAAGGACGATGCCGGCGTGGATTTTGGTATCTGGAAACGCATTAGTCCGGCACAATTGGTATGTCCCTGCGATTTACATGTAGACCGTATTGCGCGCAAGCTTAAATTGATTACCCGCAAACAAACTGACTGGCAAACGGCTGTGGAACTTACCGAACACCTGCGTCATTTTGACCCGCTCGACCCGGTGAAATACGACTTTGCCCTGTTTGGTTTAGGTATAGAAGAGCGGTGGGGCCTCGACAATATTCTGCCTAACGCCCTGCCCTCAAACGAATAATTTGCTTTGACTAGACCGTTATCAAGGATATGATTACTTAACAGGCTTCACCGTAAAGTTGTCAAACGTTACAGGGAAGTTTTTTTTGCCCGGTGCAGCAGCTACCATACCTATCTGTGCTTTTACTTTAGGCGGGAAGTAAGCTAACCGCAGCATTTTGAAAGTTTTAGCATCAAACGAATACTCAATCTGTACATAATCACCTTTACGCAATAGCTTTAACCAGATAGATTTCGGGCTGTCATTACGCGGCACAACCGACCAGTCTGATACCTCTCTGGTTACTACGGCGCTTATATTTTGCACACCGTCTACATACTCAATACCTGTTTTAATCCAGTTTTTGTTATCAATTCGCACCATCAACCCGGCCTGGTGAAAAAGTTCCTGGTAATGGCCGCTCACTTTTACAGTGGCTTCAAAATCGCCTTCCATTTCCTGGTAGTAAAATGGGCCCGAGTCGCGGATAAAACCGTAGTGGGTAACGCGCCAATAATCTGTGCCCGGGTCAACGGTCATGGTTAACTGGTGTGCATCGCCTTTCCATTGTTTGGGTTGGTTAAGCCATTTCATGGGTTTGTTTTGTGCAAAGGTGACGGTGCTAAGTAAAAGTAAAGCAGCAGTAAAGTATTTAGATGTTTTCATGGTCAGATTAGTTTGTTGCGGTAATGATAGTAACATTCAACGTCATAAACAACTGGCCAGAGTTATCGCCATTGCTTTACTCGCGAATAAACCTGAGTATCATTTGGTTGATTTCGTCAGGTTTTTCATGATGCAGCCAGTGGGTAGCATCTTCAATCATGAAGAGTTTACCTTGCTTGCACGTGGCCAGGCTGTCTTCGGCCATTTCGGCACTCAAAGCACTGTCTTTCTTACCCCAAATAATGAGCGTAGGTACGGAAACCTCGGGATGTTTTTTACCGATGTCATACCTGAATGCCCGATACCAGTTGAGCATGGCGGTTAAAGCGTATGGTTGCCGCCAGGCCTTTCGGTAATTTTCTAGCTCTTGAGCTGTAAAAGTGTCGGGATTAGCCGAACGCACTAGGGCTTGTGTTAAAAATCTAAAATTCCATAATCGGCATAGCAACTCGGGTAGCAAGGGGATTTGAAAAAAGGCCGCATACCAGCTTTTGAATATTTGCTTGATGTTGGTTCGCAAATGCTTTTTCATTACCGCCAAGTGCGGCATATTTAGGATGACCAGCTTTTGCAGCAGTTCGGGATGTTGGGCAGCCAATGCCCAAGCTACACCGCCGCCCCAATCGTGGGCTACCAGTATTACTTTATGCGGGGTAAGCTGTTTAATCCATTCGGCAACATCGGTTACCAGCGCATCAAGGCGGTAAGCTTTTACACCTTTAGGTTTGTCGCTCAGGTTGTAGCCGCGCTGGTCGGGCGCTAAAGCATAATACCCTTGCGACGCAAAAAAAGTAATTTGCTGATGCCAGGCATAACCAAACTCCGGAAAGCCGTGCAAAAATATGATGATTTTCGCCTGAGCATCTCCTTCATAGTTAATATGAAGGTTGATGCCGTTAACCTGGTCAAAACGCTCTTTCATAATGTTGCCTCATATGGTAATAAAGAGGCGGCGGATAATGTTTCGCTGATTTAACGCTAACCGAGTCGGTTAATATTGCAAACAGGCAGGTTTTACTCTTCCTCTTTAAAGTAAACCTTATAAAAGTTCATGGCTTTATCATCGTCAAAACCTTTTTCAATAAGCTCTTTATTGCCGTGGATGTAGATGTGAAAGTTTTTGTCGAGTTTTAAAACGCTTTTGTACACACGGGCCTGCTTTTTAACGGCATTATCCGATATTTCAAAAGTGTCGGGTATTTTGGTTTCAAATTCCTGCTCGTATTGGTTTTTGTAGGTTTTAAAAGATTCAATAGCCTGGTCGTTACCTAGAACCTCGCCCGTAAATTCATCCAGTTCAAACGTATCTTTTTCTTTAAAATACTTCATCGAGCGGTTGAGCAAATCAATTTTATCGGCCTTGCTCATGTCGAACTCGTCGTCCAGTTTTTCGGTAACAAAGTTTTTGTAAATGCTTAGTGCATTGTTGGTTTGATTAAAGTTATCATTCCGCACCTTAAGTTTCAAAAATTCATCTTTCCAGTATACGGCTTCCTGGCTACGGTTGGTGTGGTCAATCACTACCACTTTATAGCCTTCTTCTTTCTGCGAGTTGATGATTAAACAGCCTTTATCCAGCTTGTTGATGTTGATGGCATTTTCTTCATAATCCAGTTCAAAACCATTATCCTGCGGAAAAATCTTCAGGAAGGTTTCTTTAGTTTCCGATTTAAAAATACCGATGGCATCCAGTTGCTCGCCCTCTAACTGCACGTTATTAAAATAACCGATATACACCTCGCCCGCTTTTATTTTGGGGTGGCCCGATACACTGTACAAGTGCTTGGCTATTTGCTGCGACAGCTCATGGAAACGGCTTTCGTCGGCAAACATATCGGTACAGTAGGCGTAAATTTCGTTCAGGTGCAGGTCGCCGCCGGCATGCATCAGGTGGTATACCTCGTTGGTTTTTTCAAACGGTGTTAAAAAGTACTGCATCAGCAGGCGCGGTATCACCTCGTCCTTTAAAGCTAAAGGGGTATCTGATAACACATAGCGCTCATCCTGCATGGGATTGCCCACGTGATGAACCGAAATATTCTGGAGTGAAGCTTCGAAAGAGGTAACCATAATTTAAGGTACCAAAGAAACGAATAATAATGCGAGTAACCGGAACCGATGCGTTATAATTTGAAGGCGGCAGAGGCCACATTGTAATTCATAAAACTAAAATTGAAGCTGCTTTGGTGCTGATAATTTTACCGCCCTGTGCTGCGTTAAACTACATCGAATTTTTAGTGTCTGAAAGATTAGAATGTTGAAGTTTACAAAAAAAACGGCCGTTGCCGGACTAATGATCTTGGTAGGTGCCATCACCGCCGCCAAACTGCCCAATATGGACAATAGCTCATTTAAAAATGAATTTTTAGCGCGCATTAATCAAACCCGTGCCGAGGGTTGCCGTTGCGGAACTACTTATATGCCGCCTGCGCCACCGCTGGTTTGGAACAACCAGTTGGAAGATGCTGCTAAGGGCCATGCTAAAGACATGGATAAACGCGACTATTTTGACCATACCAGCAAAGATGGCCGCACCATTGAAGACCGGATTTTTGATGCAGGCTATACCTATAATGGTTATAAAAGCTTTGCCATTGGCGAAAACATAGCTAAAGGGCAGGAGAGCATAGCCGAAGTAAACGCCGGCTGGTTTAAAAGCCCGGGCCATTGTAAAAATTTGATGAACCCGGCATTTAAAGAAGTAGGCATTGCTGAGCGCAACAGTTATTGGGTACAGGATTTTGGTGGCCGCGAAGCGTTTACCGAGCAGGAGCAGAGGTTAATTAAAAGTGGAAAGCTCATCATCAGGCGGCGAAAATCGGCTGATTAGAACTTTGCCACAGTAATTGAAAGCATACATATATTCCTATATAATCTAAACAATAAATTATTTACTAAGTTATTTGATTAACCATTAGTTATAATTAAACAAGAAAGGAATAAATTATGCTGGCAATGAATTACCGCGGGCCTTTTAGGGTAAGGGTCGAACAAAAGCCTTATCCTGAAATTTTGCACCCGAACGATGCTATTGTAAGAGTAACCCGCTCGTGTATTTGCGGCTCCGATTTGCATTTATACCACGGATTGGTACCTGACACACGCGTAGGCACCACTTTTGGGCATGAGTTCATCGGTGTGGTAGAAGAAATAGGGCCGTCCGTAGAAAATGTGAAAGTAGGAGATACCGTATTGGTTCCGTTTAATATAGCCTGCGGTAAATGTGCTTTTTGTAAGCAGGAGTTGTATGGCAACTGCCACGAGTCGAACCCGGAGGCAACGGCTGTAGGCGGTATTTTTGGCTATTCGCATACTGCCGGTGGTTTTGACGGCGGTCAGGCTGAGTATGTACGTGTGCCGTATGCAGATGTAGGCCCAACGGTTATTCCCGATTGGATGGACCCGGATGATGCTGTGTTACTGACCGACGTAGTACCCACCGGTTACCAGGCCGCCGAAATGGGCGGTATCAAAAAAGGTGATACTGTAGTGGTGTTTGGTGCAGGTCCGGTAGGCATTATGGCTGCAAAATGTTCATGGCTGTTTGGTGCAGCCCGCGTAATTGTGATTGACCACCTGGAGTACCGCCTAGACTTTGTACGCAAATATGCGCAATGCGAAGCTTATAACT harbors:
- the proS gene encoding proline--tRNA ligase; the encoded protein is MSKGIISKDEDYSQWFNDLVIKADLAEYSPVRGCMIIKPYGYSIWEKMQAALDKMFKDTGHSNAYFPLFIPKSFFSKEASHVEGFAKECAVVTHYRLKNDGEGNIIVDEDAKLEEELIVRPTSETIIWNTYRGWIQSYRDLPILVNQWANVVRWEMRTRLFLRTSEFLWQEGHTAHATAEEAVAETEQMLDVYADFVENWMGVPVVKGRKTANERFAGALDTYCIEALMQDGKALQAGTSHFLGQNFAKAFDVKFTSKEGKLDYVWATSWGVSTRLMGALIMTHSDDAGLVLPPKLAPIQVVAVPIYKHDEELENIRTYIKSLSAELRAKGISIKFDDRDTQRPGFKFAEYELKGVPLRIAIGSRDMQNGTVELARRDTKTKETVAQDGLAERIEKLLEEIQENIYQKAFNFRAENTVEVNDYEEFKRILDEKPGFISAHWDGTPETEQRIKEETKATIRCIPLNNKQEEGKCILTGNPSTQRVLFARAY
- a CDS encoding cystathionine gamma-synthase codes for the protein MKFATKAIHAGQHPDPSTGAVMTPIYQTSTYAQRTPGDHQGYEYSRGTNPTRKALEDCLAALENAKFGLAFSSGMGATDAVMKLLQPGDEVITNNDLYGGSYRIFTKIFANYGIKFHFINLHQPEIIHEYVNDKTKLVWIETPTNPTMQVVDIEAVAAISKAKNLMLVVDNTFASPYLQNPMDLGADLVMHSVTKYIGGHSDLVMGALMMNDEDLYKRLWFIYNSCGATPGPMDSFLALRGIKTLHLRMKAHCENGRAIAAFLKDHPKVERIYWPGFTDHPNYHVAAKQMRDFGGMISIVLKGADLKETFRIASNFKVFTLAESLGGVESLINHPATMTHASIPRETREAAGVVDNLLRISVGVEDIEDLLEDLKNALA
- a CDS encoding TIGR02757 family protein produces the protein MVTDIKAFLDAKVAQYNRPEFIENDPIVIPHLFSKQQDIEIMGFWAATLAWGQRVTIIRKCRELIDLMDGAPYDFIINHQEPDLKKLLNFKHRTFNDIDTLYFIAFFRHHYKRYDSLEDAFITAQLHPPSPLKGEQVYQAEYFAAHQTSAPPLGGWGASPSLGWGAVAGAESSLNHFRSYFFSLPDYPHRTKKHVSSPSQKSTCKRLNMFLRWMVRKDDAGVDFGIWKRISPAQLVCPCDLHVDRIARKLKLITRKQTDWQTAVELTEHLRHFDPLDPVKYDFALFGLGIEERWGLDNILPNALPSNE
- a CDS encoding DUF1349 domain-containing protein, producing the protein MKTSKYFTAALLLLSTVTFAQNKPMKWLNQPKQWKGDAHQLTMTVDPGTDYWRVTHYGFIRDSGPFYYQEMEGDFEATVKVSGHYQELFHQAGLMVRIDNKNWIKTGIEYVDGVQNISAVVTREVSDWSVVPRNDSPKSIWLKLLRKGDYVQIEYSFDAKTFKMLRLAYFPPKVKAQIGMVAAAPGKKNFPVTFDNFTVKPVK
- a CDS encoding alpha/beta hydrolase, whose translation is MKERFDQVNGINLHINYEGDAQAKIIIFLHGFPEFGYAWHQQITFFASQGYYALAPDQRGYNLSDKPKGVKAYRLDALVTDVAEWIKQLTPHKVILVAHDWGGGVAWALAAQHPELLQKLVILNMPHLAVMKKHLRTNIKQIFKSWYAAFFQIPLLPELLCRLWNFRFLTQALVRSANPDTFTAQELENYRKAWRQPYALTAMLNWYRAFRYDIGKKHPEVSVPTLIIWGKKDSALSAEMAEDSLATCKQGKLFMIEDATHWLHHEKPDEINQMILRFIRE
- a CDS encoding nucleoid-associated protein → MVTSFEASLQNISVHHVGNPMQDERYVLSDTPLALKDEVIPRLLMQYFLTPFEKTNEVYHLMHAGGDLHLNEIYAYCTDMFADESRFHELSQQIAKHLYSVSGHPKIKAGEVYIGYFNNVQLEGEQLDAIGIFKSETKETFLKIFPQDNGFELDYEENAININKLDKGCLIINSQKEEGYKVVVIDHTNRSQEAVYWKDEFLKLKVRNDNFNQTNNALSIYKNFVTEKLDDEFDMSKADKIDLLNRSMKYFKEKDTFELDEFTGEVLGNDQAIESFKTYKNQYEQEFETKIPDTFEISDNAVKKQARVYKSVLKLDKNFHIYIHGNKELIEKGFDDDKAMNFYKVYFKEEE
- a CDS encoding CAP domain-containing protein, encoding MLKFTKKTAVAGLMILVGAITAAKLPNMDNSSFKNEFLARINQTRAEGCRCGTTYMPPAPPLVWNNQLEDAAKGHAKDMDKRDYFDHTSKDGRTIEDRIFDAGYTYNGYKSFAIGENIAKGQESIAEVNAGWFKSPGHCKNLMNPAFKEVGIAERNSYWVQDFGGREAFTEQEQRLIKSGKLIIRRRKSAD
- a CDS encoding zinc-dependent alcohol dehydrogenase; translated protein: MLAMNYRGPFRVRVEQKPYPEILHPNDAIVRVTRSCICGSDLHLYHGLVPDTRVGTTFGHEFIGVVEEIGPSVENVKVGDTVLVPFNIACGKCAFCKQELYGNCHESNPEATAVGGIFGYSHTAGGFDGGQAEYVRVPYADVGPTVIPDWMDPDDAVLLTDVVPTGYQAAEMGGIKKGDTVVVFGAGPVGIMAAKCSWLFGAARVIVIDHLEYRLDFVRKYAQCEAYNFKSLEDPVLFLKKTTDWLGADVCIDAVGGDAAGSAMQTITGRKLMLQAGSATALHWAINSVKKGGIVSIVGVYGPTDNLVPIGNVVNKGITIRANQASVKRLLPRLIEHIKAGRLNPKEIISHRIPLEEVSDAYHIFSAKLDNCIKPILIPPSARV